The Neurospora crassa OR74A linkage group V, whole genome shotgun sequence sequence ACCTCTTCaaccccccttcttccttcccccctGGCGTCACACACCCATCGAATTTCCCATCGCACATCTTCTCCTCTCTATCCCCAGGCAAACTCTCATCTCGTTGTCTCAGGATATCCATCATCACTCTAGTCAGGAACAGAGCAGAAGGAACAACGCCCAACAGTTCcgcttccccttccttcccactTGCCGCCCCTCCCTCTGGTTTCTCCCCTGCTTGAAGTAGACGTCCCAAAGACCTCAAAACCACAAACCcctgcccttcttcttcttcttcttccctccccgCCGCTGCTTTTttctgggtggtggtggtggtcctcCTCGCATTCTTGATGATAACCGTACTTCCCTTTTTCAGACCGAGCTGTTTGAACTTATCAGCCACGGCATCGGGGGTATACGGCCCGGAGGAAACGACAGCGGAAGGGGGGTCAAAGACGAGAGCAAAGTCGTGCGAGGCGGAGTCGGTGAGGATTAAAGTgggtttggtgatggtgaggtTGGATTTGATGGTTGCGAAGAGATAGGTGTCTTGATTTGTCTGGTGGTCGGGGACTGCCTctgatggggaggaggaggaggaggaggaggaggaggaggaggagtcgccagaaagagggagggaggagaaggtggtTAGttgggtgggggaggggatgggcATTTTGTCTCGGGCTGTTGGATGTTTTGGAGGTAAATGGTTACTGTCGGAAGCGTTTGTGGATATCGGGTCGGAGATATATGATCTGATGTTGGATGTGAGtaatggagagggaggaagtgTTGGGATGTCTATCTTGAGGGGATGTTCAGAAGAAATACTTATTTCTGAAGAGATTCCAATCTTTGGTTTATCTAGGTAGTCATCACCCTAACCGTGCGTAGTCGTAGGTAGGGGGTCAAGCTACCTATGAAACATCTCCATGCTGAAAACGAGACCGCGGGGATGGAAGATATTGAAACAGCCCTAAATCTTAGCGGCATCCCCGCTGTAACCTCCCTCCACCGGGAACCGAACCCCTGAGCGCAGTCCGCAGATGATGCTGAATGGTGCATCCGCATGGCTTCAACCATGTACAAGACGCACAGCGGGAGAGAGATTGTTGTAACAATGAAGAGGACCTCGAGAGCCAACCAGCAGTGCCCACACAGTACACTTCAATCCGCCAAGTTTGAAGCCGCAGGAGCATCCCATCGTGAGACGCCATCAAGAAATCCAAGCATCTTGGCGAGTGATTAAGGTTCGGGGTGGCGTCACAAGACGATCACGGGCGGGTGGGTACGGCAGCCGAATAGAAGAGACTTGGATATTGTTCGACGGTTTAAAAGTAGGGACGCCGAGAGAGGTATATTTTTACATCCGTGATGATTGGAGTATACGAGCCTTCACTTGGGAAATACCAACTAGGCAGCTTGGTGTATTAGTATTTCATGATTACGTGGATTATATTCCCAGTGAAAGAGAATACCATGTAAGCAAGAAGATGCGCTCTTGTTCGAGACCTTCACGGACAGAATATGTAAAATTTCTTGATCACTCAACCTCTTGTTCGTCAATTATCATACTCTAGGTCTCCTCCCACCAGAATCATAACTCATAACATCATGTGAACCGAGAACGCCTTGCCAACCCTGCCTGCTAACGCGAAACTCCCTGCAAAATGAAAATGTGATATCGGAGTCCTCTCGAAAACTGACACCCTTTGTCTGCGAAATTATCGCGActccaaagaaaaaaataaagaaaaagagacctCCCATCTAGCCGTTAATTCATCCTCAAACCCTCCCCACGTTTTCGGTTCCTTCAACCAGCGTATCATCACTCCCAATCGTGTGCCTCTCAtctctcttcatcttccgcAACCTTCCCCTCGGCACTAATATCTTCCTGCCTTGTGGACGTTCCTCGCGAGTAGTATGGGGTCGACCTTCCTATTTACCAATGCCCATCCACACAAACGTGCCCAACGTCGAAGCCGCCAACAAAAACGTCACGATGCCCGCCCCCGCCTTATCCGCCGTCGTCACCGGTTTATCATGCGTAAAGCTGTCGCTCTGGCTCCCCGCATTCGGGTTCCCCTTGCTGGTTCCACCGGTACTATTGGTCACCGGGGCCTTTCCGGGTTGTTCAATCAACAAGGACGAAACCGCTCCCAGGACATTCATCTGCTGACCCACCCCGTGACTGCCGtcgtacttcttcttcttccagctAAACCCGCACATGCGGCCGTTTTGTTCGCCGGTGCACGTTTGGACAGCGGCTTCGGCCGAGGTCTTGAGCACGGGCAGGATGACGGGGGCCGTATACGGCGCGATTTGCGTGGTGATGGACAGCCAGCGGTGCACGTAGCCCTTGAAGGAGAGCATGTCGGTTGTGCAGCTCATTTGGTCTTCGCAGGCGGGCTCGAAGGCGATGTTGTCGGGGAAGAAGCGGACGAGGGTGGCGTTGAGGAGCTTATCGAGGCGGTCTTTCCAGACGGGGGAGCCATCGGTCTGTGTAGTGTTAGTCTAGGGAagaaaaacaacaaaaaaacaaaagaaaacggCATATGGGTGGAGAACGAACATAGTTGTACATGTGGGCGGCACCGAGGACAAAGACGCCAGAGTTGTAGGAAAACTGGGCATTGTTGATGTCGGTGCAGTTCGTTTCAACGTGAGCGCCGTCGTGAATGCTGTAATTGTCGTCCATGAGCCCGACACCCCTCATCCAGTCCCACGTCGTTTCGGCCCAGTCGGCGTATGTCTTGTTTCCGGTGTAGCGCGCCAGTCTGGCGCCGAGGTTGAAGAAACAGCCTGTACCGTGTTGGGTCAGCTCGAGATCCAAAAGTTTCAGCGGGTGCTGTTGTCACAAACCATTGGCAATGCTGTTCTTGTAGTTGTATCCGTTGTTGAGCGGGGGAATCTGCCAGCGCAAGCCACCATTGCAGGTTTTATCGTGTCTATCGGGGTTTGCTTGTGTGTTGAAGACAGCCTGGGCGAGGCCCAGCCACTGTGGTTGATCGGCTGGTGGATTAGGAAAATTGTTTTCAGCGGCTGTCATGGCCGTCATTCCCCAGAAGCCCTGATCATCGTTTCCTAGGGATGCGGTCACGTTGAGTGGCATGTAGTCCTGTCCTGGGCCGACCTGCCAGAGGAGAGCTTGGGTGATAACATCGTTGTATGACGCGTCGCCAGTAAATCTCCAGTAGTCGATCAAAGCCCCCCACATTGCGCCTGCTTCCCACCAGTAGTAATCACCGGCTGGAGGAGGGCCGGGGAGGATTCCTGGTGTTTGTCCCGTCAGGTTGCCCTTGTAGTATTGCATCATGTCGAATGCGATGTCGGCTGATGTCTTTTTGATGTCGGCTGCGCACGTCTGTCAGCACTCATATGCCATTCTCTGCGATTCGGGGATAAACGAGCGTACCGACTGTCGCGATACTATAGGCGGCATTGGCAACGTCAACCCCAACAAGGGCGACGGCGGCAAGCCGTGGTAATGGCGAAagcatgatgatggtgtgCTGACAATAGCGAGCGACTAGAAACCGAAATCAAAGAAACGAGCGTGATGGTTGATGAGTGTTGGTTGGTTTTGGATTAGATGGCGAGCATCGGTTATCGGGCTTTGAGGTTCGTCGGTTTGCTGTGGTAAGGACGCAGGaggtgatggatgatgggggGAGGGAGTGGGTGATTTGGGACTGCAGAAAGTTTCGTTGTAAGTGctaccctaccctactaCTGCTCCACCGGTTATCAACCCAGCAAGGGCGGGAGGTTTGCAGTGGCAGTGCAGTGCCTTTGTGCAGTGAGAGAAGTGGTTCTGCCGGTGTGATAGCTACTACATCCGTGTTGTTGCCGACGAGAAGCCCAGATGCCGTGCCCGGCCGGATGGGATGGGCAACGACAATGGATCGATGGGATAAACAGGATGTGATGATTCTGAGGTACCAGGGTAGTATTTAGTATGTACTAGGAACGCTCCGGGCCCAACACACACAATACGAGAGCGGATGACGCATGTCTAACACTCATGTCAGGAACAGGGTATATCACTAGCAAGGTGGGTCGGATTGATGAAGTTGATTGCTTCTTTTTGTCGGGAGTGTACACTAGACAGAACCAACGTGAGGTGATCCCGTCATCCACTATAGTATGTATCTATGTTTGATGGTAAGTTGATTCAAGTTGTTACTCGACACTTCTCGATACGAGAGCAGTTGGTGAAACCCATTGTCTGGTTCTTTATTGAATGTGTATTTTGAACAAAATTCAGAAAACAAGCTTCCTCGCCACGCTTGTGCCGGACTCGGCTTGCTTGGCGATCTCCTGCCAAGGACACCATGATCAACAAGCTCAAGGGCACAAGACGCTGTCCTGGCTTTG is a genomic window containing:
- the gh76-2 gene encoding glycosylhydrolase family 76-2 protein, with product MLSPLPRLAAVALVGVDVANAAYSIATVADIKKTSADIAFDMMQYYKGNLTGQTPGILPGPPPAGDYYWWEAGAMWGALIDYWRFTGDASYNDVITQALLWQVGPGQDYMPLNVTASLGNDDQGFWGMTAMTAAENNFPNPPADQPQWLGLAQAVFNTQANPDRHDKTCNGGLRWQIPPLNNGYNYKNSIANGCFFNLGARLARYTGNKTYADWAETTWDWMRGVGLMDDNYSIHDGAHVETNCTDINNAQFSYNSGVFVLGAAHMYNYTDGSPVWKDRLDKLLNATLVRFFPDNIAFEPACEDQMSCTTDMLSFKGYVHRWLSITTQIAPYTAPVILPVLKTSAEAAVQTCTGEQNGRMCGFSWKKKKYDGSHGVGQQMNVLGAVSSLLIEQPGKAPVTNSTGGTSKGNPNAGSQSDSFTHDKPVTTADKAGAGIVTFLLAASTLGTFVWMGIGK